A section of the Oreochromis niloticus isolate F11D_XX linkage group LG9, O_niloticus_UMD_NMBU, whole genome shotgun sequence genome encodes:
- the LOC100691327 gene encoding eotaxin isoform X1: MNFLLQPDQRIEPPVKMSLKILSITLLLLSMCVCCHSSEAHRHPSVKRPCCTAVTKPDWSAEVVGETYREQAASDHCVKAILFNTKKGPLCADPNAQWVKDLIARMTKVKQ; encoded by the exons ATGAACTTTTTGTTGCAGCCTGATCAGCGAATCGAACCACCGGTCAAAATGTCTCTGAAGATCCTCTCCATCACGCTCCTCCTGCTctcaatgtgtgtgtgctgccaCTCCTCTGAAG CTCATCGTCATCCTTCAGTAAAGCGACCATGCTGCACTGCCGTCACCAAACCCGATTGGAGCGCTGAGGTGGTGGGGGAAACGTATCGTGAGCAGGCTGCATCAGATCACTGTGTGAAGGCTATACT TTTCAACACAAAAAAAGGACCGCTTTGTGCTGATCCAAACGCTCAGTGGGTCAAGGATC TCATTGCCAGAATGACAAAGGTGAAGCAGTGA
- the LOC100691327 gene encoding eotaxin isoform X3: MSLKILSITLLLLSVCVCCHSSEDSAPPGKKRPCCPAVTTIDMSPEVVGETYHELPARPPCVKAILFNTEYGQLCADPDAQWVKDLTAKMRKV; encoded by the exons ATGTCTCTGAAGAtcctctccatcactctcctcctgctctcggtgtgtgtgtgctgccacTCCTCTGAAG ATTCAGCTCCTCCTGGAAAGAAACGCCCGTGCTGCCCTGCAGTCACCACAATCGATATGAGCCCTGAGGTGGTGGGGGAAACATATCATGAGCTGCCTGCAAGACCACCCTGTGTGAAGGCTATACT ATTCAACACAGAATATGGACAACTTTGTGCTGATCCAGACGCTCAGTGGGTCAAAGATC TCACTGCCAAAATGAGGAAGGTGTGA